The segment TCATGATTTAGTATTATATGAATATATTTGCACTGAACTGTAGTCAATATAACTGGGAtattcatcattattattgttgttaatcCCAATTGGGGAATTAGCCTCTGCATTGACCAGCATTAAAATTAATAGAAACAGCGACCTCCCATATTTTCCGTTAAGCAGTTAAGTACCTTGCTCAGTTGAGGACCCTCAGACTGTGGACTTAAACCCAGGTTTTCAAGGCCACAGCCCACTAGTGCAGCCATGAGGCTACCAATCCCCCATCATGCCACATCCATCACCAATGGCTTtgtgactttgttttattattgattcATTGCTTTATGAGAAGcctcttatttttttaactcgTGTTAATGTGAAATGAATTGTTTTAAATTGGAATGTGATTAATTAAACTGTATTGAAAGTGttaatgtctttaaaatgaacactgtgagagaaaaagcaacacatttcagaataatgtttttttcctttagtgtGTAAAGTTAGTGCAAATCTTTCTTCACAAAACTGGAAAGCCAAGCGTGTGTAGATGAGTTCAGTATATCTGGTAGTAAATACTGATAGTGATTTTATAGATGTAGATAAGTATTTGTTACATGCAGTGTTGCCTACTTTCTAATTTGACGTTAATagtccccccacccccccaccccccttgtGTCATTCAGTCTTTTTACAAGATTAAAGTAAAATCCCTGCATTTCTTTCATTACAGCGAGTTAAGTTATAGAGAAGCTGTGCTGATCTCAGGTCTGTGCAGTAGATACAATGAGTGCCAGTGGATGGTTAACAGACTGGAAGCAGGACGATGCAGCTCATGTACCTCTGCCCAGTGTATTTCTCACTTTGTTTCTTCACTAATTAGTTTATTCAGCGTGAAAACCAAATTgcgtaaacaaaacaaactgtattTTTGTAATCCATGCACCTGGCCACGAAACAGTCTGATGTAACCccaagttaaatgttaaaggaTTTGTCCAATAGGAATTTTATATACTCTATCTGTTTGGactgaataaaaaacaatcacttaaattatctaaattaaaatagcttttttaatatatttttgtagaAATTGACAATATGTTCAtgtttcttgtaaaaaaaaataatataccattcatttgtttattttatggttttattatattattatttacttttcttttcttttttttactttttcaaaagTTTACATTCTGACTGGTTAACACATCTACACTTACTCATTCATCCCATTCAAATAATCCATCCTATGAAATTCCtaaacataaagagaaaaatgtgtttagctGCCCTCAgaggtgaaataaaaacagcttctgCAGGTATAAATTAAAGGCAAGGCCAAACACAAGGAAGACACTTATCATTTATCACACTGTTTTCTTCAGTGCAGGACAGGAATAGCGTCTCTGGCCCATAAAGCAACCACAGATCACCAGTCAACCCTCCTCTCCCTACAGCTGTCGACTATCTTTTATGAATGTGCCATGTGTCACACTGCAATTTCCCGCTACCAAGTATTACAAAAAGAATCATCAACTgcatttttgttatatttatctaattttttgTGCTAAGCTGGCTCATAACCAAGTGACCTATTTATTCCAGTCCATGAATAATTTCAGTCAGAAATAAGATCCAAAAGAAAATGAGGTGAAACACTGAATTTTTCTCCAAATGTTCTCACTGCATgtctctgtttcttcttttttccaataaggaagggatttttttctttttttttatggttttgtttaGTTATGTTGACTGGTCGCTATTTTTTTGTACCCAACACAGGGACATTTATTCTAGACCATTCCATTTATCCTTTTGGTGCAGTATTAGATACTGTATCTGTCTGTTCTGTAGGTGCAACAGCCACAATGCGTTCTATAAAAACTCTCGGTTCAACATTTGTCAGATCCTCACTGGGCAATCATCTAGTCTGTTAGAAGTGAGagaaaatgttaatgaaaaacAGTTGACTGACTGCAAATTATATATCCACCATCTTTCCTGAAGTCAGCAGTCCAGAGGGCTGAAATCACCAGTTGGCAGTTGCTTCAAGGTATCAAATGATTCAgtgatgaaaataatgtttttttgtttgtttggtttttttttccatttacaagCTAGTCACAATCTACTCACAATCTACTCAAATCATGGATTGAAGTATCAAATATATTTGACCAGTGTGAAAAAATGGCATACACAGTACGGAAATAACCATGAAAGGTAAACTAAATCAAACcattgtaaaatttaaaaaaacatatttgagtTACAAAAATATTATTGCATGAAATGATATTGTTCAAAGTTGCATTACAACAACTTTTATGTATGGAGTGGATTTATGCGTTTGTTTATATAGTGTACAGCATTATGGTGGGTTTATTCAGTGAGCCTGTGGATAAATTGCACCGCTGGAATATTTTTCCAGTCTGATTGTGGGTGTTGCCTCCTCCTGCACTCTGCGCACGATTTTGTCCCCTGAAGGGAGCAGCAAAGGCTTGCCATCATGCTGCAActgaacaaacacagaaacaaagaaagtctctctctctctctctctctctctcttgtagCGTGTCTGGCCCCCAGTAAACTGATAACTGATGAAACTCTTTATGAAAGCACTACACAGACTCAGAGTGAAACACAGCTTAGCCCCCTCTTCAAACACATCTGATAATTATGATGTAAAACAAGAAAACGATGCAGCACTGTAGAGATTTTGCCCCCATTTCTTCAGTACAGATTGTGTGTACATAGATTATGCTAGTGTTTAGTCAGGTGCTCTAATCTCTCCTCAGTGTGAGTGTTGATCTGGATTCTTTTTCTGGACAGAAGGGAAAGCAGATTTATGAAGAGCAGGCCTCTTATTAAGAAAACAGTTGATTTAAACTATAGATTTTGAGCGTGTTTTACACATTcttacagatttttatttcctcACCACTAAGCTGGAATTGAAAATGTCCCCACTTTCTAAATTGGAGCAGATTGTGGTATGTTTCTTTTAATAGAGCCAAGAGGAAAAGGTAAGGACAAACATGAGGGTGAAGACCACCGGAAGCTGTtgattctttatattttataaatgaaaagtgTTCTGTTAATGTACTTAATGTTGAGGAATTAACAGTGCTCCTTCTTCTtatctctgtctttctttcagtttttttttctccccacacCCCTGTGGTATTTTTCTACAGCATGAAGCAAACCTAGGATACATAATTACTGACAACAGAATCAGAGATGCAGTATGTTATTCTGAGGTAGTATGAGAACAGCACAGTACAAGCAAAAGCTGAAGTTAGGGATAGTTATGGCAGATGTAGTCTTCTGAACTCACATGATTCTTTTTGAAAAAACACCATCATTGAACATTTCAACCTTGTAGCAACGTATTGTTAAAGACGCAATCACCACCTCCCCATgtttctaaattaaatatttgaaatatttcccTCCATCCTATCAGGGTTCAAATGTGTTCAGGTGCTTGATAGAATGGGGTCATATGAGTTTCATTTTTGGTTTGAGTCTAGCTAGCTTTGATGTGTGAAAGACACTaaggtgtgagtgtgtgtgcacacatttgTGAGTATGTGAGTGTTTGGTTGGTTTTGTCAGCATGCATGCCAGTATATAAACTTTTCAAATATTATGTGCAtatgttttcagtttgaaaAGTTATgaggagaaaataaagaaatggctTCAGTGCACTTCGATCCAAACTGTTTTCAGGTGTGTGAGATGATGTCGCCCACCTGATGAAGGGGGTCACACTCTTTGTAAAAACATCTTGCCCCAGGCTGTTCTTACCATTGGTCTCTGTTACAGCACAGGTGGTAAATCAGTTTGTTATTAGATGTCAACAAAAGGTCAAACCTCTCAAACACACTTAAAAGTTTACTATGGAAAAGGTCAGAGATGCATTTACAGGCGAGGGAGAGAGAAAGCCACATAatcacatacaaacaaaaacaaaacagcagcaagtCATGGGGGTTAGCACATTGTGTGGGTGgatgaagaaaatatttaaaacttcaAAGAGAGGTTTATACATTTATGTGCACAAAAAATGTCGCCCCACATCTGAATCCATACTTAGAAATGCCTAGGTTCATAAGTAGTTTGAATTATTAATGATTTTCTTGTTCTGTTGAACTTCTGGCTGTTGCCTCTGTGAATTAACTTCTGTCCCCACTTCAGCTTTTATATGGTCATTTTTATGTGGCTGTATCAGCGTTTGTAAAGGCGCGTGAATATTACATCACACAAAGAAATTCACATAAAGGTTACTTCTCATAAGGAGGAAAGACTTAATGCTGCACCTCAGCAAGGAAAAATCAAAATGACCACTCATGGGACTAGCTTTGAATGTTTTTGAAGTCTCAGCCTTTGATTTAAAGCAACTTTGAATTACCTTGTCTTGGGTAATAATTCATTATTTATGCTGTTAACGATTTCCCCTTACGCTAGAAGCCTAATATTAGctgtcgttttttttttttttttttttttttagtatttaatttagtgatttttacatctaaaatataaaatttaccACATTATGTGCTCAAACATATcttactgcattttttttgtaaatatattttacaaccAATCAGCCTTTTTGTACTCCGTTAGCAGGCACAAGTTCAATCACCATTTATGCCACATACTGGGTTAACGCCTGGTGCGCAAGCTGTGAAAGCTCCTGTATTCTGCTTTGGTGAGGACCCCACCCAGTGGAAGTATGGTTAAAGTACACCAAATGACGCACAATTTTGAAAACAgacttttatttacaaaatatttcacacagcagaACAgcccagatttaaaaaaaaaaataataataatttatgaaaaaaaaaaataattttgccaccccatcaaacacacaatgTTCAtataatcaaattattttagaaTCTCTTACATGCTGATGTCTTAAACTTATACAACTTTTAGCACTTTCACTTTACTCATGATTTCTGCAAGTGAGATACACACTGAAAGAACAAATagaaatacactaataaattcAGCAAGCAGCACTCAGGATCTGTCTCCCTTTGTTCCAAGTCCATTCCTACACAGATGTGTATTCCACTTTAAATTTCTGTCAAATGGGAATCAGTAATGGTGcttcatttgttctttttttggggggggggggggtcaggaATGTCAGGAATGGGTTTGAAAAGTACTGATGATACTGACGGAATTATTGCACTGGAGGTTGAAAATAGTTATATTGAGTTAACAGTTGTGTAAATCTGAGCTGGTGTTTTGcttattgattttaaagttttgctaactgtaaatcatttttattgtaatggGTAAGCaattatatgttttttaaaacctgtaaaatACAGTCAGCAAAGTTAAGAATATTATTACAAATTACATATTACATACATATTATTTCAAATTAGAAATCCAAAAGCTGCATTTGAAAGTACATTTTATGTGAAATCGTTAATTAGCTTAAGGTTTTACcgaaaaagttttaataaaatgttactgTCAGGGCTTGAAGGCGCAAAGTTGGAAATACCGATATTTGCATTTGCTCAAGCCAAAAGTTCTgcactgtatttgtttttgcttaCATTAGTCTTCACAGCAGAGCCTTTGAGCTGAATCTCACTGCCTGACTTGTTTCAATGGCGAGGCGCCGTAGTGTATGtatttcatgtttgtgtaaGTGTGGCTGCATTTGTGTGGGTGTCACACTGAGGCACTGAAACCTGGTAAGTGGTTACCTTGATTTGAGCGGACCAGCCTGAGGCTTGAGTCAATTTATTCATGTTTGCTTCCTGCtaaaactctgtgaaagaaacgtttatttactttcacaTTCAAATGAGAGATTCTGAGCTCTGAAGACATTCAGCCGACAAACAACTCACTGCTCACACAGCAGGTAAAGATCACTCTGCTACTTTATATGGCTTAAGAACGTTTCCTTCTTTATTCATAAAGAAGGAAACATCttctaaataattttttgtatTCAACGTTTTACAGATATGAAGTTTGTGATCCTGTTGGCTGTTGTGAGTGGTAAGTCATGCACGATCTCAGCTGTATTTTAGTGATATGAGCGTGGATTTTAAATCTTAAGCTTAAATAGACATGTTTTAGCTCACACAGATCTAGTCTTTGAATACATTTGGATTTCTTCATAATCTACATTTTTTAATCAGCTACTACGTTGTTATTATGGATGTTACAGTGTTTCTAGATCTACAATATATGCTACCTGAATTTCATAATGAATAAAGGACCATTTCTCATGCTATTCTTTACTGTAGTGGCagtgttttccattttcattgGAAATACAATTATTTGCTTTTGTGTTCAGGGGTTTTTGCTGCCCCTTTCATGAAAGAAGAGGCAGCAAATCATTTCATCAGGCTGAAGAGGCAGGCGGGATACTGGGACCCTTATAATACTCAGAACCAGTGGGGTTTCACCATTCAAGAACAGGTAACACTGTAAAACTAAGTCATTTTGTGCAAAGGATAGAAAAAAAGGCAATTTTACACTAAAACAGAggcttattttatttgtaatgtcGTCCCTCTGCAGGCAAATGAGCAGTGGACGGCCCTTCGAACAGCTGCTCAGTACTACATGGACATGGGCAACCTAATGTTTGACCGCTCTGTCGCTGAGTGAGTGAGATAGCTGGTCCACTGTTGCTCAAAGTGCAGAACATTCAGTGCATTATGTGTCACTCTTTATGACTGTGCTACTTACACTTAGATTTTATCCATGTGTTTCACTGTGTCATGTTCTATATTTAAAGCTGCTAGTGTGACCAAgtgtgactttttaaaaatatgtttctttatatttatttatttattttattttttcctctatcTGGTTGTGTTACAGTGAAAATAACAGGCTTTACATGGAGATGCTACGCAATGCACAAGCTCACCTGGACAGCCAGACTCGTCAAcacaagtagaaaaaaaagacttcccAGAGTTGCCACAAATAAAACAGGTGTCCCAGTAAAACCTAGAGTGTTATCCTACGGATATTTAAAGCATGACAAGGTGTACCTTTTATTCTGCCTTGTGATCTGCAGATTTCAgacttatttttacatttaaattctgCACTGTACTGCATTTTGCCTGTTTTGGATGCACAATTTGTAAATAGGTCTTttgatgaaaaattattttaaaaaactttcaCGGAAACTAAAGCCTTAATGGCAAATGCATTTAAAGAAGAGGGATGAAAATGTCTCCATGTAGCTAAACAGTACAGATATGAAATATTAACATCTATGTACCTTTGTACAGTGACAAACATTtcagttaataaaaaagaaagtaattaataaaactgtttaattatTAGCGTTCTAACTTTAATTTAATAAGATTATTGTGTGCAAGCTATGGAAATATATCCAATACTGGCATAAGTATGACAAATAAATCTGCTCCATTCTTGACAAATTTTGCATTTTATGCTTATAGTGGTTCGAAACTGGTCTTTAGCTCAGAGAAAAAGGCAAACCTGAAGTAaaggaaagtttttattttctgtactaTTAAAAAAGGACATCTGGTTCACCACTGGGTGGCAGTATCAAATGCAGatattttcttgtgtcattGCCACATTTGacagttttaataaagaaaaatggcaCAATTCACAACACTAAAAGCCTTTTGTCTTGAAACTAACTTTATTAGTGTAATCAAGTACTCAACAGTTTAAATACTGTCCTTCAGAAGACTGTTCAAAGTACTCATTACTTCACTactatttatttaatgtctgaTTTTTCTAACGGGAGTGGCAAAGACTAACACAACTTTGTATTTGAAGAGgatgagacagacagagaaacagcagaagCTGATTAAACAGTTTCAATGATTGTCTTCACAAGGTCAGTGTATATTATCTTCAACTGGTTTACAAACATGTATGTTGAGAAAGTGGAGGCTACTGTATGTAAAAGATAGTTAAAATGTTGCTGGTACCTTAAAAGAATTCCTTATGTATTATTCTTTACAATAAACTACCAAGAAGTCATTATGGTAAGAGGTATTTTGTGCCTTAAGGAAGGGATAGTTGAGTAACAGAATAATTAAGTATAagagaaacagatttttaaagtaatagTTTGATATTAGCTTTCAGTGAAATTACAGAGTGAAATTTTGTTTTGCAGCAGCTGAAAAGGGACAAGAGCTGGATAAAATTACAAGTGTCAAAATAAACAGCTTGAATAATAATGAGGAAGAGCATAAATCAAATTGGTTATACAAATTTTAGTGCATAAGTTATAGTTAGCATATTAAATGGAGTTGGCAGAGCTTTTACTCTCTTTTCCAaactttattcatgtttaactTAAAAGCCTTTTTCAGCTGATGAGCACGTGTGATTGGGAGAGTTGGAGCATGTGTATGGATATGTCATAGTTGGACTACCTTTCACTCAGATTGTCTTATTTATctacaattaaaattttattacatCATAGTAGTTTGCAGCTTTGTatgcacagaaaacaaacatatagTATACTGACTTAATGATTAAATACACAACATCGTGCACAGTggataaaaaaaggagaaagagtcAAAGTACTCCTGTAAAAAGCACCTGCAGTGGTTTCTTCTTGCTCAGctgtttaataaatttttaaGGTGTATCTGATGCTTATTAAAGGGACAGTTATTGTTACTGTTCTGAGGGTGGATCCTCAATTGCAGTGGGAGGAGGGACTTTCATGAACATCTGTAGAGCTGGAGTGAAGATGAGGATGGTGCCCAatacagagacagagaggaaaaccCAAAGAAAGATTCTGTCCAACACTTGGGCCACAAACTTCCAGTCTTGTACCACCTGCAGCATAACAtgacaaacacataaataaatatgagtcTTCTGGCTATTCCAGTTATTACTAGTTAAGCTTTGATGAATAATGCTACACACACCTCACGGATGAAATGCTCTTTACGGATATGTCTGCTGATGTAGCGCACTGAATAGATGGCTTTCTCCAACATGGTGGCCCAGGCCTCATCCTCCTTCCCTTCAGAAGTCGTCTGTCCATAGGCTCCGCTGCTTGTCCTCTGGCCTCCTCTTCGTCCTGTGGAGCGAGGCTTCAGCTCAGGACTTTCAGGAGCCAGTTCTGGGTAGTGATACCGGTCAGTGTGTCCCCGCATGCAGAGCAATCGGGGTAGTTTCTGAAGGAAGAGGTTGCGAACCCATGGCGACATTGGGTGGTAGGTGGCTGAGGAGCGGTGGTGCACATTAATGACAAAGACAGTGACAATAATGGAGAGGGTGACAAAGATCATGATGAAGAGCAGGTATTCTCCAATAAGTGGGATCACCTTAGAGGAAGAGGGAATAATTTCCTCAATAACTAGGAGGAACACAGTGAGTGACACAAGGACAGAGGTGGAGAGCGACAGCTTCTCTCCTTCATCTGAGGGGAGGTAAAACACCAGGACAGTCAGGAAGGACAAACCCAAACAGGGGATGATGAGGAAGAGCGTGTAGAACAACGGCAACCTCTTCAGGATAAAGGAGTAGGTGATGAAGGGGTAAGAATACAGGCCATCTTTCCTGTTTCCTCTGGCACCAGTGGCACTGAGTATCTCCCACTCCCCATTATCAAAAAAGTCTTTCCGATCAACCTGGATGTCCATTAGAACCAAGTCCACCATGTTGCCATCATAGGTCCAGGAACCAAACTTCATGGAGCAGTTCTGGCGGTCAAAGGGGAAAAAGGTGACATCCATGGTGCAGGCAGATTTATAACTAGCAGGTGGTGTCCAGGTGATGGCACCATTGAACCTCACGATGGCTTTAGTCATCAATG is part of the Melanotaenia boesemani isolate fMelBoe1 chromosome 7, fMelBoe1.pri, whole genome shotgun sequence genome and harbors:
- the LOC121643391 gene encoding uncharacterized protein C3orf85-like, with protein sequence MKFVILLAVVSGVFAAPFMKEEAANHFIRLKRQAGYWDPYNTQNQWGFTIQEQANEQWTALRTAAQYYMDMGNLMFDRSVADENNRLYMEMLRNAQAHLDSQTRQHK
- the LOC121643390 gene encoding neuronal acetylcholine receptor subunit non-alpha-2-like gives rise to the protein MKLAVLLLLVSVCPLSLAAIAAQKEFVSLAEMEDALLKNLFQGYQRWVRPIQRANDTIKVRFGLKISQLVDVDEKNQLMTTNVWLWQEWIDYKLRWNPDKYGGITSIRVPSENIWLPDIVLYENADGRFEGSLMTKAIVRFNGAITWTPPASYKSACTMDVTFFPFDRQNCSMKFGSWTYDGNMVDLVLMDIQVDRKDFFDNGEWEILSATGARGNRKDGLYSYPFITYSFILKRLPLFYTLFLIIPCLGLSFLTVLVFYLPSDEGEKLSLSTSVLVSLTVFLLVIEEIIPSSSKVIPLIGEYLLFIMIFVTLSIIVTVFVINVHHRSSATYHPMSPWVRNLFLQKLPRLLCMRGHTDRYHYPELAPESPELKPRSTGRRGGQRTSSGAYGQTTSEGKEDEAWATMLEKAIYSVRYISRHIRKEHFIREVVQDWKFVAQVLDRIFLWVFLSVSVLGTILIFTPALQMFMKVPPPTAIEDPPSEQ